One stretch of Riemerella columbina DNA includes these proteins:
- a CDS encoding Maf family protein, whose product MRKQLYLASQSPRRKELLEQLGYPFQVVSINCEEIYPKEMPVSEVAGYLSQLKAEAFRALEPHEVLLTADTIIAVENEVLGKPKDEAHAKTMLRQLSGRTHQVYTGISLRTAERIITKTDVAKVTFFPMTEAEMDFYIQKFKPWDKAGAYGIQEWLGMAKIQKIEGSFYTIMGLPTHLVYEILSTISDEK is encoded by the coding sequence ATGAGGAAGCAACTCTATTTGGCGTCGCAGTCGCCGCGGCGGAAGGAATTATTAGAACAGTTGGGCTATCCATTTCAGGTGGTGAGCATCAATTGCGAGGAGATTTATCCCAAGGAAATGCCCGTTTCGGAGGTGGCAGGTTACCTTTCGCAACTTAAAGCAGAAGCCTTTCGGGCATTAGAACCTCACGAGGTGCTACTAACTGCGGACACCATTATTGCCGTAGAAAACGAAGTTTTAGGAAAGCCCAAAGATGAAGCCCACGCCAAAACGATGCTAAGGCAATTGTCAGGGAGAACGCATCAGGTTTATACAGGGATTAGCCTGCGCACGGCGGAACGAATCATCACGAAAACCGATGTTGCCAAAGTCACTTTTTTCCCAATGACAGAGGCGGAGATGGATTTTTATATTCAAAAGTTTAAACCTTGGGATAAAGCTGGGGCTTACGGCATTCAGGAATGGTTAGGGATGGCAAAAATTCAAAAAATAGAAGGCAGTTTTTATACGATTATGGGACTTCCCACCCATTTGGTGTACGAAATTCTGAGTACAATAAGCGATGAAAAATAA
- a CDS encoding KdsC family phosphatase, translating into MSYKQRLKQIKAFVFDVDGVFTDGSIFLMPDGSMSRVMNVLDGYAVVKALRKSYKIGVITGGNDPMVKNRLQYLGITDYYPKSSDKLLDYEAFKNQHQLKDEDILTMGDDLPDLPMMKASAIATCPPNARPEVKAISDYISPTLGGSGAVRDVIEQVLKAQNQWSEDDTRSV; encoded by the coding sequence ATGAGTTATAAACAGCGGTTAAAACAGATTAAAGCTTTCGTTTTTGATGTAGATGGCGTATTTACCGACGGTAGTATTTTTTTGATGCCAGATGGGAGTATGTCTCGGGTAATGAATGTGTTAGATGGCTATGCGGTGGTCAAGGCTTTGAGGAAATCTTATAAAATCGGCGTGATTACAGGCGGCAACGACCCGATGGTGAAAAATCGGCTGCAATATTTAGGCATCACAGATTATTACCCCAAATCTTCGGATAAATTATTGGATTATGAGGCGTTTAAAAATCAACATCAGCTCAAAGATGAGGATATCCTTACCATGGGAGATGATTTACCCGACCTCCCGATGATGAAAGCCTCTGCCATAGCTACTTGTCCGCCCAATGCACGACCAGAAGTCAAAGCCATTTCGGATTATATTTCACCCACTTTGGGGGGTAGTGGTGCCGTTAGAGATGTGATAGAGCAAGTGCTAAAAGCCCAAAACCAATGGTCAGAAGATGATACCCGCTCGGTTTAA
- a CDS encoding Rossmann-like and DUF2520 domain-containing protein — translation MNEMRIVMIGSGNVAYHLSKAFKEAELNVVQVFGRNEEALKAIAEENQLPYSTTDLAEADLYILCVKDDAVAEVSQHITNVDALVAHTSGSLPKEILEGNYRKASFYPLQTFSKTKFLDYSEIPFFVEAETTEDAATLKTIALKISPRVMEADYEKRKYIHLTAVFVCNFVNHLYARAKEIADAQGIPFYYFLPLIEETTDKIYHIPPKEAQTGPAVRQDQRVLELHKAIIKDPMQLKIYEIMNQSIKQMYEL, via the coding sequence ATGAATGAAATGAGAATCGTGATGATAGGCTCTGGGAATGTAGCGTACCACCTCAGCAAAGCGTTTAAAGAGGCTGAACTTAATGTGGTGCAAGTTTTTGGGCGCAATGAGGAGGCGCTAAAAGCCATTGCAGAGGAAAATCAACTACCCTATAGCACCACAGATTTGGCGGAGGCAGACCTCTACATTCTCTGTGTAAAAGATGATGCCGTGGCAGAGGTTTCTCAACACATTACCAATGTAGATGCTTTAGTGGCGCATACTTCGGGCTCTCTGCCAAAGGAAATTTTGGAGGGCAATTATCGGAAAGCCTCTTTTTATCCTTTGCAAACTTTCTCTAAAACTAAATTTTTAGACTATTCGGAAATTCCGTTTTTTGTGGAAGCCGAAACGACGGAAGATGCGGCAACGCTTAAAACGATAGCCTTAAAAATATCCCCACGGGTGATGGAGGCAGACTATGAAAAGCGAAAGTACATCCATCTCACAGCCGTTTTTGTGTGTAATTTTGTAAATCACCTCTATGCCAGAGCGAAGGAAATTGCAGATGCTCAGGGAATTCCGTTTTATTATTTTTTACCATTGATAGAGGAAACCACGGACAAAATTTACCATATTCCGCCCAAAGAAGCCCAAACAGGACCAGCGGTAAGGCAAGACCAACGCGTTCTGGAGCTTCATAAAGCCATCATTAAAGACCCGATGCAGCTTAAAATTTACGAAATAATGAACCAATCGATAAAACAAATGTATGAGTTATAA
- a CDS encoding RNA polymerase sigma factor, whose translation MDIVENEIISLMNTPEHQEKGLRKMMDAFQERLYWHIRRLVVSHDTAQDVLQETFIKAYQNFSQFKKESKLYTWLYRIATNEALQELRKMQRKLQNESTLVDEMHHLVSNHTPHDADEVQRLLQQAIHTLPEKQKIVFTLRYYDDLPYEELSKMLNMSVGTLKTNYHYAKQKIEDYITAQHDSI comes from the coding sequence ATGGATATTGTGGAAAATGAAATCATCAGCCTAATGAACACGCCTGAGCACCAAGAAAAAGGGCTTAGGAAGATGATGGATGCCTTCCAAGAACGGCTCTATTGGCATATCCGTCGGCTGGTGGTAAGCCATGATACGGCGCAAGATGTATTGCAGGAAACTTTCATTAAAGCTTATCAAAATTTTAGTCAATTTAAAAAGGAAAGTAAGCTCTATACTTGGCTTTATCGCATTGCTACTAATGAAGCACTGCAAGAATTGAGAAAAATGCAAAGAAAACTCCAGAACGAAAGTACCTTGGTGGATGAAATGCATCACCTCGTTTCTAACCACACACCCCACGATGCCGATGAGGTTCAGCGTCTGTTGCAGCAAGCCATCCACACCTTGCCAGAGAAGCAAAAAATTGTTTTTACGCTGAGGTATTACGATGATTTGCCTTATGAAGAATTGAGTAAAATGCTCAATATGAGCGTGGGGACTTTGAAAACCAATTACCACTACGCCAAACAGAAAATAGAGGATTATATTACCGCTCAACACGACTCCATTTAA
- a CDS encoding YraN family protein, with protein sequence MAEHNDFGKEAENFAANYLQKLGYAIVARNYRYQKAELDLITRLGDLLVVVEVKARQHDTMVAPQSAVDRKKIQRIILATDDFLNAYPDDVEVRFDIISILKTPQQTLELTHIKNAFESVDF encoded by the coding sequence GTGGCAGAGCATAACGATTTTGGCAAAGAGGCGGAAAATTTTGCCGCAAATTACCTTCAGAAATTGGGTTATGCCATTGTGGCTCGCAATTACCGCTATCAAAAAGCGGAGTTAGATCTCATTACACGGTTAGGGGACTTGTTGGTGGTTGTAGAAGTAAAAGCACGGCAGCATGATACAATGGTAGCGCCACAATCCGCCGTAGATAGGAAGAAAATCCAACGGATCATCTTAGCCACCGATGATTTTCTGAACGCTTATCCGGATGATGTAGAAGTCCGTTTTGATATTATTTCTATCCTGAAAACGCCACAACAAACCTTGGAACTCACGCATATAAAAAACGCCTTTGAGAGTGTTGATTTCTAA
- a CDS encoding S66 peptidase family protein, with product MIQKPKTVKKGDLIAVVSPAGAVEHAQIQSTLDLIKEYGYQPVLSPHALGRYEEGYAYSGTEEERISDLNWAFSNPSFSAIWATRGGYGCQHLLRHLKMPPLKKMPKWYIGYSDNTVIQSLLLKNNIASIHGQTLKTSSFGVTAEAYPMIFSLLEGQMPHYQFQHHHLNQKGEAQGILVGGNLALIYALLGTPYSFNFKDKILFIEDIGEQFYALDRMLMALDLAGVFRKIKGLVVGGMTNMGSEKDNPAYEASFDDKAYQIIAHRLKDYDFPIIYGFPNGHIYENLPLVIGAEVRMKVSPKAVSLTYQ from the coding sequence ATGATACAAAAACCAAAAACAGTAAAAAAAGGCGATTTAATCGCGGTGGTATCGCCAGCAGGCGCCGTGGAGCACGCTCAAATTCAATCCACTTTGGATTTAATAAAAGAATATGGCTATCAGCCCGTACTTTCGCCGCACGCTTTGGGACGATATGAAGAGGGTTATGCTTACTCTGGCACGGAGGAAGAGCGCATTTCTGACTTAAATTGGGCTTTTTCCAACCCTTCTTTTTCTGCCATTTGGGCTACAAGAGGCGGCTACGGCTGCCAACATCTACTCCGTCATTTGAAAATGCCTCCCCTCAAAAAAATGCCGAAATGGTACATTGGATATTCCGATAACACCGTGATACAGAGTCTATTGCTTAAAAATAACATCGCCAGTATTCATGGGCAAACACTCAAAACTTCATCTTTTGGAGTGACAGCAGAGGCTTATCCGATGATTTTCTCTCTATTGGAAGGTCAAATGCCTCATTATCAGTTCCAGCATCATCATTTAAACCAAAAGGGCGAAGCACAAGGTATTTTGGTCGGTGGCAATCTCGCACTGATTTATGCCTTATTAGGAACGCCTTATAGCTTTAATTTTAAAGATAAAATTCTGTTTATAGAAGATATTGGCGAGCAATTTTACGCATTGGATAGAATGCTGATGGCTTTAGATTTAGCGGGTGTTTTTAGAAAAATTAAAGGCTTGGTGGTGGGCGGAATGACCAATATGGGCAGCGAGAAAGACAATCCAGCATACGAAGCGAGTTTTGATGACAAAGCTTATCAAATCATCGCCCATCGGCTTAAAGATTACGATTTTCCTATTATTTACGGCTTCCCGAATGGGCATATTTACGAAAATCTTCCACTGGTGATTGGCGCAGAAGTTCGGATGAAAGTTTCGCCAAAAGCCGTGAGTTTAACATACCAATAA